One segment of Tamlana crocina DNA contains the following:
- a CDS encoding M28 family metallopeptidase — translation MKALCTLSLITLVGTCATPKYTTKIQNIKDSIILTDSVLVMKYASTITANELKTNLYQFCSDEFEGRKVGEPGQKKAALYLKNYYQSQSIASPFRNDKYFQTVPSNFMNDKYESSENVLAFIEGTEKPGEVVIVSAHLDHLGVSENGTIYPGADDDGSGNVALMEMAQAFKIAKNQGYGPKRSVLFLHLTAEEVGQLGSNYYVSHPAFPLSQTIANLNIDMIGRVDEQQKDNENYIYLIGSDRLSKELHYLSEKVNSTFFNIDLDYRYNAENDPNHYYSRSDHYNFALQGIPVIFYFNGVHADYHKETDTPDKINFPLLEKRTQLIFATAWQIANQQRRLVTDQCNELLK, via the coding sequence ATGAAAGCCCTCTGTACCCTCTCTCTCATTACATTGGTAGGCACTTGTGCTACACCAAAGTACACCACCAAAATACAAAACATAAAAGACAGCATTATACTTACCGACAGCGTTTTGGTAATGAAATATGCCAGCACAATTACGGCAAACGAGCTTAAAACTAATCTATATCAGTTTTGTTCCGATGAATTTGAAGGCCGAAAAGTGGGCGAACCCGGACAGAAAAAAGCAGCGCTATATTTAAAAAATTACTACCAAAGTCAAAGTATTGCTTCGCCATTTAGAAACGACAAATACTTCCAAACGGTGCCATCAAATTTTATGAACGATAAATATGAAAGTTCAGAAAATGTTTTGGCATTTATTGAAGGCACCGAAAAACCAGGCGAAGTCGTTATCGTTTCAGCGCATTTAGACCATTTGGGAGTATCTGAAAACGGAACCATATATCCAGGAGCAGATGATGATGGCTCGGGCAATGTTGCCCTGATGGAAATGGCACAAGCTTTTAAGATAGCCAAAAATCAAGGTTATGGTCCAAAAAGAAGTGTCCTTTTTCTCCATTTAACCGCCGAAGAAGTAGGGCAATTGGGGTCCAATTATTATGTATCGCATCCCGCTTTTCCATTAAGTCAAACCATAGCTAACCTCAACATCGATATGATTGGCCGGGTGGACGAACAGCAAAAAGACAATGAAAATTACATTTATTTAATTGGTTCCGACCGATTGAGCAAAGAACTGCACTACCTCTCGGAAAAAGTGAACAGCACCTTTTTCAACATCGACTTAGACTATCGGTACAATGCTGAAAACGACCCCAATCATTATTATTCCCGATCAGACCATTATAATTTTGCGCTACAAGGTATTCCTGTTATCTTCTATTTTAATGGGGTACACGCCGATTACCACAAAGAAACCGACACCCCAGATAAAATCAACTTTCCGCTTTTGGAAAAACGCACGCAACTCATTTTTGCCACAGCCTGGCAAATTGCCAACCAACAGCGCCGCTTGGTTACCGACCAATGTAACGAATTGTTAAAATAG
- a CDS encoding FUSC family protein has translation MKKLFTILAVAASILAIILAVLPVSNLAVFPSIAALIFGLAAFYLSKKTGKVKKIIQFSFLLTIMALALTTYKAIFTETEVANTDDLNAKETQLEEQAIEELEDLEIEEIEIDESELEDITIE, from the coding sequence ATGAAAAAATTGTTTACCATTTTGGCCGTTGCAGCCTCAATATTAGCTATAATTTTGGCCGTACTTCCTGTTTCAAATCTTGCGGTTTTCCCATCAATTGCGGCTCTCATTTTCGGTTTAGCTGCTTTCTACTTGTCAAAAAAAACAGGTAAAGTGAAAAAAATCATTCAGTTTTCATTTTTGTTGACTATTATGGCATTGGCACTCACTACCTACAAGGCTATTTTTACCGAAACCGAAGTGGCCAATACAGACGATTTAAACGCCAAAGAGACCCAATTGGAAGAGCAAGCCATAGAGGAATTGGAAGACCTTGAAATCGAAGAGATTGAAATAGACGAAAGTGAACTGGAAGATATTACTATTGAATAG